TCGAAAAATTTGTCGCTAGTTACCAAcagaaaattagtaaaaaaatctGAGGTTTTAGGTGAAATGGAAGGGACAATTTCCAAAGGAAAATCTGTTGATAAATCTCTCGATAAATTACCAATGGAAAAAAATATGTCGGTAAATATTAATCAATGAGGCTTTTATCGATGAACAAAATCCGTAGGTAACCAAAAATTCATCTGTAATGAAGATCAAATCTGTCTATAAATATGTCTAAaataggtagtttttagtagtggtgagaattttttttaagtttaattattatgttgatctctataattttattaaatttgtaattatatttctataacttttttaattggatctctatagtcattttaattttgtaattagaattttttatgtcaaaaaagttaaaattaatagaatattttttctaaaaaatatatagttaAAGATGTAATTAGGTTTTTAATTATAGATAtatttaatttacaaaaaaatattcatttaattctaacattttttacactaaaaaatatctaattacaaaattaaaagtaatatagtgatctaattacaaaaaataaacatttaattaaaaatttagtaaaattataaaaactaatagagtaattaaatctttatttatttatttattcatccCTTTAGTTTGAGGACAAATTATTATGTTATataaacataaattttttttaaatattttcataaaaaatatataatttaaaattttaatatatttattaaaataaaatattaaaatattttattagtaATAACCTTATATATTTCttgtcatatttttttaaaatacatgtTAATAACATGCATATTatactaataattttattatttatatattaaaaataagttaaataatatatttatatgaaaacatattaactaaaaattagtgtaggcatatatatatatatatatatatatattaatttcaagtaactaattttaatacatGGATTGGGCTGACAATGAGTAAAATAGGGTAGGGTTTGGACTCTACCTTAACTCTATTCGTGAgttcaaaattttattaaaactcTAATTGCACCCTAAAGTTATAAATCCTACCCTACTCTACCCTACCCTACCtgcaaaaatattaaatttttttaaaataaatataaaattcaatcattttaaattttatatatattaataaaataaaaaataaaaagctaaGTTTACATAGATTGAGTTAGTTGGTAAAGGATTCAATGGTCCCAGAACATTTAGACTATTAAATAGTCATATaacaaaacatgttttttaaattttttaataactgcTAAATAGtccttatttaattttaattataaattagtcctttatatattatttaattaaaaaatctatattttattttataaattatttttttatcattcatCTATCATGTTTATTGAGAATCAAAAActaaaacaataataaattagATCTTCCATTAATCGTAATAAATATTTCCAATcttcataaatttttttaaatattttcataaaaatataaaatttaaaattttaatatatttattaaaatagaatattaaaatattttattagtaATAACCTTATATATTTCttgtcatatttttttaaaatacatgtTAATAACATgcatattatattaataattttattatttatatattaaaaataaattaaataatatatttatataaaaacatattaactaaaaattagTGTAGGCATATATTTTTAtacgattatatatatatactattctAACTGGTTCAAAGAGGTCAACTTCGAAAATTGCTTTTTTGACTGACTAGCTATTCTTTTAGACTTAAGGCCTTGTAACTAAATAGACTAATTGTTCGAGATTTTACTGACTTGACTCCCTAGAAGGGAGGACAACACTAAAGAGAAAGACTAATCTCAGCAAAATGAGTAATTTTCTATTATCCCTTGCAAACAAATCTGACTACTTTCTTCTTGATTTTTCAGGCATTTTCAATCACAGTATGGACGTGTAAGTCAATAAAAAGATGAATCTTCTACCTATCTTACCCTCTGCCCCTCTTGAGGGCATGCAGAGCTAGATGGAGAAATCTCAAGGGTACCTAAACTATCTTCTGGACAGGCTTGTAACTAAAGAAAAACTTCTAACTTTCAATATTTATCCCGGACAAAATTGTATTCTAATACTACTAGTTCGGGTTCATATTTTCAGGCCTACCATATCTCTTAAAGCGGGAGTGGAAAATAAAAGACAGATAGGCATTGATTCTTTCAAATTGTTTGAATGAAGGTAAGTTTTAAAGTAAATCTAAATAGAAAGACTTCTTTATCTCTAAATACATCAACTCTGACTTGTAACTAAATTGAATGACTTTAGTCCCGCTTCTTAAACTTTTATTCTGACTTCTTAGTGTTCACCCTAAATAGAAGTCTTCATCTCTGTCTTCTTTACGGCTTCTCAACTCATAAGGCGTAACAAGACTTAGATCGAGGAAGCTAGAGATATGATTAcctgttttatatatatatatatatatatatatatatatatcgagGAAGCTAGAGATATGATTAcctgttttatatatatatatatatatatatatacacggATAGGACTGACAATGGGTAAGATAGGGTAGGGTTTGGATTCTACCTTAACTCTATTCACggattgaaaattttattaaccCAATTACATACGTATCGATTTGGAAAAATCGTGTTTGTTAAAAATACAATTGATTGAAATTGAGATTTCCCGaacttcaatcgattgaattttacAAGGCATGTGGGGTTTTCttattcaatcgattggtcatattacccaatcgattgaaatcaTTAAAGCAATCTGGGTTTAGTTAGTTCAATCGATTGGGTTTGTTACTCCCTcagtaaattattattttcgaaaacctcATTTTTCAACTTTAATTCCCCAAATACGAGTTTTTTTATGCAAAGCAAGTTCGCCgcattataatttttatagagttcgccttcaaattctaaaaaaatggCTAACTCAAATTCttaaacataataattttttttaattgataatgaaaaaaattCTTGTTAAATATGGCTTATTCCTGTATATCTGTGTATTTCTGTATATCTTTGTGAACTCCTATATACTTTTATAGACGATGATAATgacttaaaaataaatttgagtttggttggttttgaaaaaattCAAGTGAAGTTCCCTGGGTTAGGCGAACTCTATAAAAATTATACAGTTCGGGATTAGGCAAActctataaaaaatatagagtgtagagttttgaaaaatgatatttttttaaatgatatttttttcaaaacatcTTTTACAAAAGTAAAAATGATTTTAGTGTTATAGGACGTagtgtattaaaaaaatttttcattggTAAATTTTTAAGGTGTTAGTTATATTTACAGACACTGAAATGGATGAGCAATACCATGAGGATGATGACATTAACCAACAAGAAAAGCTAGTATGTGACCAAGATATGATGGATGAACAATATAAATTCGAACAAGATTTTGGAGATGAATTTATTGAGAAAATAAACCAATAGATTGAATTAACTAAATCCAGATTGTTTTGATGATTTCAATCGAAACCAATAGATTGAATAAGAAAAACCCCACATGCCTTACAAAATTCGATTGTGTATCAATTCCAATCAATTGAAGTTTGGGAAGTCtcaatttcaatcgattggtttgtGTATCCAATCAATTAAATTTCTAACTAATACGATCCAATCTAACACGTATGTAACTGgatcaataataaaattataatcgATTAGGattgtaaaatatttattactattaataaaagatctaatttattattgttttagtttttaattttcaataaacatgataaataaataataaaagaataatttataaaataaaaattaaattttataattaaataatatataaataactaatttataattaaaattaaataaaaataattattaaaaaatttaaaaaatatattttattataaattcaTTTAATGGTCCAAATTATCGATCCGGCGcggctaatttttttatattgtataaatatatgcGTAATACATTGTTATGGAAAGATTAGGTGTTTTTTTATATGATGTTTTAttcaaatcggacggtccgatttgtttgaaaaaaaaataaagtacaaatcggatggtccgatttgtttgataaaaaaaaactacaaaTCGCATAGTccattttgtatttttaattttttttttattttttaaaatagaaatcggacggtccgatttcaacagtaaaaatttttttattttcaaaaacacAAATCGGACTATCCGATTTGTGATTGttgatttaaaaaatgaaaggaGGGACCGATTCATTCACACCATAGCAATGAAAAACTCATCTCTTCTCCCATCATTGTGAGATGCACTCAGCTCTCTCccacacaaaaaataataagcGATCCGGCGCTGGGTTAGTTCAAGGTCCAAAAAGTAACACACTCAAACAAGATTATCTGATGATGGATCAGCAACTGTTGGCACTTTCCAGGTTACTAGTCACTGAATATTCAAAGGTCAACCCAATAAAACCCCTCACATTTCTCATACCAACAACTAAACATCAACTCAACTCCAATTTTAGTCATTTCCCCATAATTGGCAAACTTCCCGGCAACCCACCATGGACACCCTCCAATTTTTCCTCTTCATATTCCAGCTTTTACTCTGCCTCAACCCAATCTCCGCGGTGGACTTCCTCTTCAACTCCTTCACCGGCGCCACCAACACCACCAACGTGACCCTCATCGCCGACGCGCTCGTAGACTCCTCCGTCGTCCGCATGACCAACGACTCCAACCAATACTCCTTCGGCAGAGCCTTCTACCCTAAAAAAGTCACCATCAAGAAAcccttcccttcttcttcttcttcaagcaacTTCTCTTCCTTCTCAGCCTCCTTCGTCTTCTCCATCTTGCCGCAGATCCCGACGAGTCCCGGCTTTGGCCTCGCTTTCGTTCTCTGCAACACAACCTCCCCTCCCGGCGCACTCGCCAGCCAGTACTTCGGTCTCTTCACCAACGCCACCTCCCCTCCCCTGTTCCCGCTCCTCGCCGTCGAGTTTGACACAGGCCAGAACCCTGAGTTCGGCGACCCCGACGACAACCACCTCGGCATCGACCTCAACAACATCGTCTCCAAGAAAACTCAGTCCGCAGGGTACTACAACTCCACCGGAGGATTCGTCCCCCTCCGAATGCGAACGGGACAGAACGTTCACGCTTGGATCGATTTCGACGGCGAGACTATGCAGATCAACGTCACCGTCGCTCCGGCGGGGCTTCCCCGCCCGAAGAAGCCAACTCTCTCGTACACAGACCCGGAAATGGCGAACTACTTGTCTTCTGATATGTTCGTTGGGTTCTCTGCTTCGAAAACCAATTGGATCGAGGAACAGAGAGTACTCGCATGGAGTTTCAGCACTTTAGGTTCCGCAAGAGACATAAACACAACTAATTTACCAGTTTTCCAGCCTACAacctcctcttcctctctctccgGCGGCGCAATCGCCGGAATCGTTCTTGGCTGCGTCGCTTTCGTGGCAATCTTTGTCTCAATCTGTTACCTGTGGTGGCGAAAGAAgatgaaggaggaagaagaagagatcgAGGATTGGGAACTGGAGTACTGGCCCCACAGATTCTCCTACGACGAACTCAGAACCGCAACGGGAGAATTCAGGAGGGAGAACCTTCTAGGCTCCGGCGGGTTCGGAAGAGTATACAGAGGAATGCTTCAGAACAAAACAGAGGTTGCCGTGAAATGCGTCAACCACGACTCAAAGCAAGGCGTGAGGGAATTCATGGCGGAAATTTCAAGCATGGGGAGGCTGCAGCACAAGAACTTGGTCCAAATGAGAGGGTGGTGCAGAAAAGGAAACGAGCTTATGCTGGTTTATGACTTCATGCCCAACGGGAGCCTCAACAAGTGGGTGTTTGACAACCCGCCGAAGCTTCTAGAATGGGGGAGGAGGCGAAGGGTGCTCGTCGACGTGGCGGAGGGGCTCAACTACCTTCACCACGGGTGGGACCAGGTTGTTATCTATGCCTACCAACTGTTTGATAATAAGCATCGTACAgtattattactattttaataCTCATTCATGTTCTAATCTGTGCAAGGTAGGTTGTTATTCACAGGGATATTAAGTCTAGTAATATCTTGCTAGACTCTGACATGAGGGGGAGGCTTGGGGACTTTGGTTTGGCGAAGCTATACCAGCAGGGGGAGGTTCCCAACACCACGCGTGTCGTTGGCACATTGGGGTACCTCGCGCCAGAGTTGGCTACTGTGGCGGTGCCAACTTCGGCGAGTGATGTTTATAGTTTTGGAGTGGTGCTTTTGGAGGTGGCATGTGGGAGGAGGCCGATTGAGACGTCGGCGGCGGAAGAGGAGGTGGTGCTAATTGACTGGGTGAAGGAGCTGTACGCCAGTGGGAGGATGTGTGAGGCTGCGGACCCGAGGATTGAAGGGGAGTATGAGGTTGGGGACATGGAGATGGTGCTCAAGCTTGGGTTGGCTTGTTGCCACCCTGAGCCTCAGAGGCGGCCAACGATGAAGGAGGTGGTTGCAGTGCTTGTGGGGGACAATGTTGCGGAGGAGCCGGGGAAAGTGTTGTCTGATTTGGTGCGTGGCGACGGTGGTGGTCTGGAGAAAGAGGAGGAGACCACGGCTTTACAGGGAAACCTTCCGGATTGACTGCATATAATTGGACTCCTTTTTTCTTGTCAGttaatttggatttttattttggtgttgAAATTTTATAGCGTggtttggtggtcaaggattACATTAAATTAACattgtatttaatttgtttCCAATTGTTTATTCGTTGAATTTCAGATCCAACGGATAATTTATTGGTTGTTACTTTAGGTACAAGTCCTTTGTAATAGATGCTGAGTAAAGCAAAATTGCTTACTCCGTTCCAAAACGATGTCACAAATGTAAAGCAAAATTGCTTCCTTCGGGCTCTTTTTGAGGCCGCGTTTGATTTTTTCTAGTTTCGAGGTTTTGTCGTCTGAGTTCTTTATGAGGAGGTAGAGGTGGTATTTGGAAGAGACTTCAATGTTTAAGTTAATAAGAATTTAAAGCAGATTTTTAGTAGATTAGATCTTGAATATATTGAGAATGTcaatgtatttatagtagaataGATAATCACCTTTTAATGTAGTTCCCTTTTTTATGGTGGATAACTGTTTCTTGGGCGCGGATTCGGTGTGCCAAAATTCTTTGACATACCAGTGCACATAACACTTATGTTTGACTGACTGGTGCGCCATTTGATGTTGGCCGTCGGATCTCTCTGCTTTTTCAATCCAATGGTAGTGATTACTCTTTTTCTCTCCTCCTATGATTGGTTAGTGGGCATCATGTGTCAGAGGGATTAGTTTGCAAAATTTACTTTGTAGCTGGTTATTTTTGTTGCATTCAAAAATTATTTGAGTTTATGTAGAATTAGTTTATCATGTTTTAAGAACTAAATTAATGGCAGTTAGTGATTCTGTTTAACGCTAAATCAGACATGATGGAGGTGGGCTGGGAGGGAAGGAAAAGCGCCGTGGACGTCGTTTGACGCATACAAGATAAGCTGTGGTGTCTATGTATCCGTCACTGTCCCGTCAATGGAGTTGCTGGAATCTTTCTCCCGCGGAATCACACTGCAAAGCTTCCTGCTCTCCGAAGTGTGGCCTCTGTCGCGACTCGTTGGTTCAGAGGATGAAGATCTGCATGGTGTCCTCGCCGGAGCTGCATAGTATTCCGGCTAGATGTATGGCTTTGTCGGAGACGACCAACAAGGAAGGATCGAAGCGGCGCGGGGATGGTGGGTGAGAGGATAACGAAGGAGAGGCCGATGGTGTTACGGGTCGGGCGGGTTAGGTTAGAACACAGTTGGTTGAACTTGGGTCAATCTTGATGGGCCTCtggaatatattttttttgtcttgaGATGCACATTTTTTCTGAAACCAATGCTGGGCTAAAGTGTTGGGCTATTAAAAATGTTGTTAAAACTAGATAAATGGTTTAGTATGGTCCTTTTCACTGCACGAAAAAAAATCCTCACATGGCTGCACAAGGAAGAGGAACACCAAGATAGTTATTGCATGTATAATAAGTTGTTGAACCGTTTAATAGCAATATTAATTTTCTGTatgatataataattaaaatactatGCAAAACAAACTTAGCGGGTTAATGTAAGGTTTTGCCAGATGTTCACTAAAAAAATGATGCTGGTGCATAAAATTTTAGAAACGTTGATGCACATATTTTCCAGTTGAACACGGGTTGTATTCGTACAATATAGTTGGTTGAGGTTCAATACCTGTTCTTTAATGAGCAATGAAGTTTTTTAAggagattttattatttgatttcaCTAATTGGTTTATTATAGCCTCACACTGAGGTACGTACTTTGAAACTTGTTTAAATCAGTCCCTTCGTATTCTTTGTTGATTCAAGCATTTTAGTTGGAAACATGTTTATCCTTTATAAAGGAACAAAATTTGGCATAACATTACGATACGGTAAATGAAAATAATTCTGAATGTTTATTCCGGTAGTGTAAAACCAATTTGCAAGGATAACTCGATAAACAGGTCTTTGATAACACACCCGTAAATAGTTGCCGTAATGTTCCAGGATCATGATTTGGAAACGTTAAATACTAACGGCGCAAGATAATTCTCTAATTTTGTTTAAATCGTCAAACGACTTGTTTTATTTGGCGAATTTATAGGCAGAGGGGCTGAGTTATGAGTAACTCCAAACAATTCACGATAAGCAGAGAACGAACCGATGAAAGTAGATATAATAATCGCTACCGAGTTTTAATTAGCATTTCAGAAGATCAAAGGGGCGACCAAACAAACAAACCAAATAGATCATTCAGGGCTTCAGGCCTCGACAGAAACCAACACAACATAAAGATATCACACATGTGCACCATGTCAAATACCTCCGTCACTTTCTTCACCCTGCTCCGGTCGAACGTCTGCCTGACGGAACAAAGATTTCTGCTTGACCTCCAAAACATCGACGACACTGTTTGCCAGGTGACACCACTTTGAGCTTTTGACGTtaagatttttgctagtaaagaatttataaaaatattcgcgttgcagatatagcttctaaactaacagaaatcccttcgtacaaaagttttggttgtcacaagtaacaaacccctaaataaattgataatcgaagtatttaaaccacaggtcgtcttctcaaagaattgcagggaggtatgttcttattattggttatgagtttgtaaattggggggttttaagaatgaggaatgaatatggcaaataattcaaatggcaattaaaataaataaatactgtaaagcaaaccctttggcaaggtacaagaaatgggaagtccagacttagttattcttatcaataataatgaaagttgaatcttaattccacttagttaacctttgctaaagcaaagggaagtcaagggactaattagtttgaccttcgaatcctatttatttcctaagaaaaggttgggattattgaagttcagttcaattagcaaagatagcagttatcaattatgttgagctaagataactcctgagttactgtcaagaaatccctgagatacctcaagggatgtattttcctccacacaactattgggaacaactcaacacttctctaggagatttgagttccaatatggagcaactaaggatggagcaccaagagcattccatcatcctccattaaattagagaagaccaaagagcaatgaaggaagaacaacaaaggcaaggaagagacattgaggagctcaagcactccataggatcttcaagaaggagaattagccgccatcactaaggtggacccattctttaatttccttgttatttgtttttctatttttcaattttttatgctttatgtttgtctatgtttgtgtctttattacatgatcattagtgtctagtgtcaaTGCCTTGAAGCTATGAATGTCTCATAAAACCTTCACTTTtcataaaatgaaaaatgttcctaattacaaaagaataagaagtacatggattttgaattttatcttgaaattaatctaattattttgatgtggtggcaatactttttgttttctgaatgaattcttgaacaatgcatattttttatagtgaagtttatgaatgttaaaattgttgccTCTTGAAAGAAttatgaacaaagagaaatgttattgataatttgaaaaatcataaaattgattcttgaagcaagaaaaagcaatgaaaaatacaaagcttgcgaaaaaaaaaatggcgaaaaaaataaagaaagaaataaaaaagaaagaaaaagaaaaaaaagaagcaagcagaaaaagccaatagccctttaaaccaaaaggcaagggtaaagaggatccaaggctttgagcatcagtggataggagagcccaaaggaataaaatcctggcctaagcggctaaatcaagctatccctaaccatgtgcttgtgtcatgaaggtccaagtgaaaaacttgagattgagtggttaaagtcatgatccaaagcaaaagagtgtgctgaAGAACTCTGAACACCTCTAACTGggaactctagcaaagctgagtcacaatctaaa
Above is a genomic segment from Arachis stenosperma cultivar V10309 chromosome 1, arast.V10309.gnm1.PFL2, whole genome shotgun sequence containing:
- the LOC130971285 gene encoding L-type lectin-domain containing receptor kinase S.1, coding for MDTLQFFLFIFQLLLCLNPISAVDFLFNSFTGATNTTNVTLIADALVDSSVVRMTNDSNQYSFGRAFYPKKVTIKKPFPSSSSSSNFSSFSASFVFSILPQIPTSPGFGLAFVLCNTTSPPGALASQYFGLFTNATSPPLFPLLAVEFDTGQNPEFGDPDDNHLGIDLNNIVSKKTQSAGYYNSTGGFVPLRMRTGQNVHAWIDFDGETMQINVTVAPAGLPRPKKPTLSYTDPEMANYLSSDMFVGFSASKTNWIEEQRVLAWSFSTLGSARDINTTNLPVFQPTTSSSSLSGGAIAGIVLGCVAFVAIFVSICYLWWRKKMKEEEEEIEDWELEYWPHRFSYDELRTATGEFRRENLLGSGGFGRVYRGMLQNKTEVAVKCVNHDSKQGVREFMAEISSMGRLQHKNLVQMRGWCRKGNELMLVYDFMPNGSLNKWVFDNPPKLLEWGRRRRVLVDVAEGLNYLHHGWDQVVIHRDIKSSNILLDSDMRGRLGDFGLAKLYQQGEVPNTTRVVGTLGYLAPELATVAVPTSASDVYSFGVVLLEVACGRRPIETSAAEEEVVLIDWVKELYASGRMCEAADPRIEGEYEVGDMEMVLKLGLACCHPEPQRRPTMKEVVAVLVGDNVAEEPGKVLSDLVRGDGGGLEKEEETTALQGNLPD